Proteins encoded within one genomic window of Pectobacterium araliae:
- the xylF gene encoding D-xylose ABC transporter substrate-binding protein: MKVNHFLLSACAVFTLACQPGFAKDVKIGMAIDDLRLERWQKDRDIFVEQAKKQGADVFVQSANGNEATQISQIENMINRGVDVLVIIPYNGQVLGNVIAEAKREGIKVLAYDRMINNADVDFYISFDNEKVGELQAKYLVDKVPSGNYFLMGGSPVDNNAKLFRQGQMKVLTPLIESGKIKVAGDQWVDAWLPENALKIMENALTANSNKIDAVVASNDATAGGAIQALAAQGLAGKVAISGQDADLAAIKRIVAGTQTMTVYKPISKLAKDAADIAVSLGSGKTPESNAKLNNGLKDIPSFLLTPIPVDKSNIDSTVIADGFHKKADVY; encoded by the coding sequence ATGAAAGTTAACCATTTTTTACTCTCAGCTTGTGCCGTATTCACTTTAGCTTGTCAGCCCGGATTCGCGAAGGATGTTAAAATAGGTATGGCGATTGATGATTTGCGTCTTGAACGCTGGCAGAAAGATCGCGATATTTTTGTTGAGCAGGCTAAAAAGCAGGGCGCGGATGTTTTTGTTCAATCAGCAAACGGTAATGAAGCAACGCAAATTTCTCAAATAGAAAACATGATCAATCGCGGTGTCGATGTATTAGTTATTATTCCTTATAACGGCCAGGTACTTGGCAATGTTATTGCGGAAGCAAAACGTGAAGGAATAAAAGTGCTTGCTTACGATCGCATGATTAATAATGCAGATGTGGATTTTTATATTTCATTTGATAATGAAAAGGTTGGTGAGCTACAGGCGAAATATCTCGTCGATAAGGTGCCCAGCGGGAACTACTTCTTAATGGGCGGTTCACCCGTTGATAATAACGCGAAGCTGTTTCGTCAGGGGCAAATGAAAGTACTTACTCCGCTGATCGAAAGCGGAAAAATCAAAGTGGCCGGCGATCAATGGGTCGATGCCTGGTTACCAGAGAATGCGCTGAAAATTATGGAAAATGCGCTAACGGCGAACAGCAATAAGATTGACGCGGTGGTTGCGTCGAACGATGCGACGGCGGGTGGGGCGATTCAGGCACTTGCCGCACAGGGATTGGCTGGGAAAGTGGCTATTTCCGGTCAGGATGCCGATCTGGCGGCGATCAAACGGATTGTCGCTGGAACACAGACCATGACGGTCTATAAGCCGATCAGCAAGTTGGCGAAAGATGCCGCAGATATCGCCGTGTCGCTCGGTTCCGGCAAAACACCTGAGTCTAACGCTAAGTTAAACAATGGGTTGAAAGATATCCCTTCCTTCTTACTGACGCCGATTCCCGTCGATAAGTCCAATATCGATTCCACCGTCATTGCTGATGGTTTCCACAAAAAAGCGGATGTGTATTAA
- the xylA gene encoding xylose isomerase, translated as MQAYFEQIEKVRYEGSQSDNPFAFRHYNPDQEILGKRMADHLRFAVAYWHTFCWNGADMFGIGSFARPWQQSGDALELAKRKADIAFEFFQKLGVPYYCFHDVDVAPEGNSLKEYLHNFAVITDVLAEKQQASGVKLLWGTANCFTHPRYGAGAATNPDPDVFAWAATQVFTAMNATQKLGGENYVLWGGREGYETLLNTDLRQEREQIGRFMQMVVEHKHKIGFQGMLLIEPKPQEPTKHQYDYDVATVYGFLKQFGLEKEIKVNVEANHATLAGHSFHHEIATAVALGVFGSVDANRGDPQLGWDTDQFPNSVEENALIMYEILKAGGFTTGGLNFDAKVRRQSTDRYDLFHAHIGAMDTMALALKAAARMIEDDKLNQLVAKRYAGWNGELGQQILQGNASLESLARYAESHQLAPQHQSGQQELLENLVNRHLFG; from the coding sequence ATGCAAGCCTATTTTGAACAGATCGAAAAAGTCCGTTATGAAGGTAGCCAAAGCGACAATCCCTTCGCCTTTCGTCACTACAATCCCGATCAGGAAATTCTCGGTAAACGTATGGCGGATCATTTGCGTTTTGCCGTCGCGTATTGGCATACGTTCTGCTGGAACGGTGCGGATATGTTCGGCATCGGCTCTTTTGCCCGGCCGTGGCAACAGTCAGGTGACGCATTGGAGCTGGCGAAGCGCAAGGCTGACATCGCATTCGAATTCTTTCAAAAACTGGGGGTGCCTTACTACTGCTTTCATGACGTCGATGTCGCGCCAGAAGGGAACTCACTGAAAGAGTATCTACATAACTTTGCCGTGATCACCGATGTGCTGGCGGAAAAGCAGCAGGCTAGCGGTGTGAAGCTGTTGTGGGGCACCGCCAACTGTTTCACTCATCCTCGCTATGGTGCAGGCGCAGCCACCAACCCTGACCCTGATGTGTTTGCCTGGGCGGCCACTCAGGTATTCACTGCAATGAACGCCACCCAAAAACTGGGCGGTGAAAACTATGTACTATGGGGCGGGCGCGAAGGGTATGAAACGTTGCTCAACACCGACCTGCGACAGGAACGTGAGCAGATTGGCCGCTTCATGCAGATGGTTGTCGAGCATAAACACAAAATCGGTTTTCAGGGCATGCTGCTCATTGAGCCAAAACCACAGGAACCGACCAAACACCAGTACGATTACGATGTCGCCACTGTTTATGGCTTCCTCAAACAGTTTGGGCTGGAAAAAGAGATTAAAGTCAACGTGGAAGCCAACCACGCAACGCTGGCAGGCCATTCATTCCACCATGAAATCGCCACCGCTGTCGCGCTGGGCGTTTTCGGATCGGTCGATGCGAACCGCGGCGATCCGCAGCTTGGCTGGGACACCGATCAGTTCCCTAACAGCGTGGAAGAGAACGCGCTGATCATGTATGAAATTCTCAAAGCGGGCGGCTTTACGACGGGTGGCTTAAACTTTGACGCCAAAGTTCGCCGTCAGAGCACCGATCGTTATGACCTTTTCCATGCGCATATCGGCGCGATGGATACGATGGCGCTGGCGCTCAAGGCTGCCGCCAGAATGATTGAAGATGATAAGCTCAATCAACTGGTCGCCAAGCGCTATGCAGGCTGGAACGGGGAATTGGGTCAGCAAATCCTGCAAGGGAACGCCTCGCTGGAATCACTTGCCCGCTATGCGGAAAGCCATCAACTGGCGCCACAGCACCAGAGTGGCCAGCAGGAATTGCTGGAAAATCTGGTTAACCGCCACCTATTTGGCTAA
- the xylB gene encoding xylulokinase, which yields MYIGIDLGTSGVKAILLDEKGEVVASHSAALSISRPHPLWSEQAPEDWWQATDRALQALAATHNLRAVKALGLTGQMHGATLLDTRQNVLRPAILWNDGRSAAQCRTLEQWVPTSRQITGNLMMPGFTAPKLKWVQENESDIFRQIDKVLLPKDYLRWRLTGEFASDMSDAAGTLWLDVAKRDWSDTLLEACVLSREHMPTLYEGCQITGYLRSDIANRWGMDSVPVIAGGGDNAAGAIGVGLYQTGQAMLSLGTSGVYFAVSDGFLSNPQQAVHSFCHALPNTWHLMSVMLSAASCLDWVARLTHAESVPALLQEIASTPANNTITPVWFLPYLSGERTPHNNPDAKGAFWGLTHQHGRPELAKAVLEGVGFALADGMDALHMTGLKPDSITLIGGGARSAYWRQMLADISGQTLEYRTGGDVGPALGAARLAQIAMHPHTPLAELLPPLPLEQIHQPNTQRHTDYAERRHTFKALYEQLKPLM from the coding sequence ATGTATATCGGTATTGATCTGGGTACGTCCGGTGTTAAAGCCATCTTGCTGGATGAAAAAGGCGAGGTGGTTGCCAGCCATAGCGCTGCGCTGAGCATTTCTCGTCCGCACCCGCTCTGGTCGGAGCAGGCACCTGAAGACTGGTGGCAAGCAACCGATCGGGCGCTACAGGCGTTGGCGGCAACGCACAATCTTCGCGCCGTGAAAGCTCTGGGGCTGACTGGGCAAATGCACGGTGCCACGTTGTTGGATACCCGCCAGAACGTGCTACGACCCGCGATTCTCTGGAATGACGGACGTAGTGCGGCTCAATGCCGAACGCTGGAACAGTGGGTGCCCACATCACGCCAGATAACCGGAAACCTGATGATGCCAGGTTTTACCGCGCCCAAGCTGAAATGGGTACAAGAAAACGAAAGCGACATCTTCCGCCAAATAGACAAAGTCCTGTTGCCGAAAGACTATCTGCGCTGGCGTCTGACGGGGGAGTTCGCCAGCGATATGTCCGATGCAGCTGGAACCCTCTGGCTGGATGTCGCTAAACGGGACTGGAGCGACACTCTGCTGGAAGCCTGCGTGCTGAGCCGCGAACACATGCCAACACTGTATGAAGGCTGCCAGATTACCGGTTATCTGCGATCTGACATCGCCAACCGCTGGGGTATGGATTCCGTCCCCGTGATTGCAGGTGGAGGAGATAACGCAGCAGGCGCGATTGGCGTCGGGCTGTATCAAACCGGTCAGGCGATGCTGTCCCTCGGCACATCTGGCGTTTACTTCGCCGTTAGCGACGGTTTTCTCAGTAATCCGCAACAGGCTGTCCACAGCTTCTGCCATGCGCTGCCGAATACCTGGCACCTGATGTCCGTCATGTTAAGCGCAGCATCCTGTCTGGATTGGGTCGCTCGCCTGACGCACGCCGAGAGCGTGCCCGCACTGTTGCAGGAAATAGCCTCAACGCCAGCCAACAACACGATAACGCCGGTGTGGTTCTTGCCCTATTTATCCGGTGAGCGCACACCACACAATAACCCCGATGCCAAAGGGGCATTCTGGGGACTGACCCATCAACACGGCCGCCCAGAACTGGCAAAAGCGGTACTGGAAGGTGTGGGATTTGCACTTGCCGATGGAATGGACGCGCTGCATATGACGGGACTAAAGCCCGATAGTATTACGCTGATTGGAGGTGGTGCACGCAGCGCCTACTGGCGGCAAATGCTGGCGGATATCAGCGGCCAAACGCTGGAATACCGCACGGGAGGGGATGTCGGCCCTGCGCTCGGTGCTGCCCGCCTGGCGCAAATCGCCATGCATCCGCATACGCCACTGGCAGAACTCTTGCCACCGCTACCGCTGGAGCAGATTCATCAGCCGAATACCCAGCGCCACACCGACTATGCCGAGCGGAGGCATACATTTAAGGCTCTCTACGAACAGCTTAAACCATTGATGTAA
- a CDS encoding acyltransferase: MTDKIGWIDNLRALACMMVVLIHSTTYYITAGGMPGDGHWDVANILNSASRVCVPLFFMISGYLFFGERSAGKKHFLRIGLCLLFYSTVALIYIATLTPINGLNSLHHALQKPIFYHLWFFYAIIVIYLLSPLITVKPVSGKYLAVLIVLLAVVANPNTGRVGFEGFKLLPVNLYIYGDTFYYVLYAVLGRALGMLDVPKKVALAAIPFFIACVALVAMGTKHHTLLNDTFTPTFYIYCGPLVFLAAVSLLVVFKHYFSQRILPGFATISRHSLAIYGFHALIIHYLRTHDVALPSHPVLDIFYVFAIALVAGLLLSMALQKIDVRRWVS; this comes from the coding sequence ATGACGGATAAGATCGGCTGGATTGATAACCTGCGGGCGCTGGCCTGCATGATGGTCGTTCTGATCCATAGTACAACCTATTATATTACTGCGGGCGGCATGCCGGGCGATGGTCATTGGGATGTGGCGAATATCCTGAACTCGGCTTCGCGCGTCTGTGTCCCACTGTTTTTCATGATCTCGGGCTACTTATTCTTTGGTGAACGCAGTGCGGGGAAGAAACATTTTCTACGTATCGGTTTATGTCTGCTTTTTTATAGTACGGTCGCGCTGATCTATATTGCGACGCTCACGCCAATTAATGGCCTGAACTCATTGCATCATGCGCTGCAAAAACCGATCTTTTATCACTTATGGTTTTTCTACGCCATTATCGTGATTTATCTGCTCTCCCCACTGATTACCGTCAAACCCGTATCGGGCAAATATTTGGCTGTCTTGATTGTCTTATTGGCTGTTGTCGCTAATCCCAATACGGGGCGTGTGGGGTTTGAAGGCTTTAAATTACTGCCTGTTAATCTCTATATTTACGGCGATACGTTTTACTACGTACTGTATGCCGTGCTGGGGCGTGCGTTGGGCATGTTGGATGTGCCAAAGAAAGTCGCGCTTGCCGCTATCCCCTTCTTCATCGCGTGTGTCGCATTGGTTGCGATGGGAACGAAGCACCACACATTATTGAACGATACGTTCACCCCAACGTTTTATATCTACTGTGGCCCGTTGGTGTTTCTGGCTGCGGTCAGCCTGCTGGTGGTGTTTAAGCATTACTTTAGCCAGCGGATTTTACCGGGCTTTGCCACGATTTCGCGCCACTCTCTGGCGATTTACGGGTTTCATGCGTTGATTATTCACTACCTGCGTACACATGATGTTGCGTTGCCGTCGCACCCTGTTCTCGATATTTTCTATGTCTTCGCCATCGCGCTGGTGGCAGGCCTGCTGCTTTCGATGGCGCTACAGAAAATCGATGTGCGTCGTTGGGTAAGTTGA
- the fdhD gene encoding formate dehydrogenase accessory sulfurtransferase FdhD, giving the protein MQVFQVEEVHLGATQHSVNHPDSLHQPQPDWLAEEVPIALVYNGISHVVMMASPKELEQFALGFSLSEGIIQSPADIYGIDVQPACNGIEVHIELSSRRFAGLKERRRSMDGRTGCGVCGVEQLAEIGKPVMPLPFTQTFSLSKLENALVRLRDVQKIGQMTGCTHAASWIASDGTLCGGSEDVGRHVALDKLLGTRAKQGWQQGAALVSSRASYEMVQKSAMCGVEILFAVSAATSLAVDVAQRCNLTLVGFCRPGQATIYTHPQRLSE; this is encoded by the coding sequence ATGCAGGTATTTCAGGTGGAAGAGGTTCATTTAGGCGCAACGCAACATTCGGTCAACCATCCTGATTCGCTACACCAGCCACAGCCTGACTGGCTGGCGGAAGAGGTGCCCATTGCGCTGGTTTATAACGGCATTTCACATGTAGTGATGATGGCGTCACCGAAAGAGTTGGAACAGTTTGCTCTCGGGTTTTCCTTATCTGAAGGTATTATCCAATCACCAGCAGATATCTACGGCATTGATGTACAGCCAGCCTGTAATGGTATTGAAGTGCATATTGAGCTTTCCAGTCGGCGCTTTGCCGGGCTAAAAGAACGACGCAGATCGATGGATGGGCGCACGGGCTGTGGCGTATGTGGCGTAGAGCAGCTTGCGGAAATCGGCAAACCGGTGATGCCCCTGCCCTTCACCCAGACATTTTCCCTCAGCAAGCTTGAAAACGCACTGGTGCGGCTGCGCGATGTACAGAAGATTGGCCAGATGACGGGTTGTACCCATGCCGCCAGTTGGATAGCGTCAGACGGCACGCTGTGCGGCGGCAGTGAAGACGTTGGCCGCCATGTCGCACTGGATAAATTACTTGGCACCCGAGCAAAACAAGGGTGGCAACAGGGTGCGGCACTGGTTTCCAGCCGAGCCAGCTATGAAATGGTACAAAAGTCTGCCATGTGTGGCGTGGAAATCCTGTTTGCGGTCTCAGCAGCTACCTCGCTGGCTGTTGATGTTGCACAACGTTGCAACCTGACGTTGGTGGGGTTTTGTCGACCAGGGCAGGCAACCATTTACACACACCCGCAGCGCCTGAGCGAATAA
- the sodA gene encoding superoxide dismutase [Mn]: MSYSLPSLPYAYDALEPHFDKETMEIHHSKHHQAYVNNANAALESLPELAKLSVEELIAQLDKVPAEKKAALRNNAGGHANHSLFWKGLKVGTTLAGDLKAAIERDFGSVDAFKEKFEQAAATRFGSGWAWLVLKDDGKLAVVSTANQDSPLMGEAISGTSGYPIVGLDVWEHAYYLKFQNRRPDYAKAFWNVLNWDEAAARFASAKK, from the coding sequence ATGAGTTATTCACTGCCATCGCTGCCATATGCTTATGACGCACTGGAACCGCATTTCGACAAAGAGACGATGGAAATTCACCATTCCAAACACCATCAGGCTTATGTCAATAATGCTAATGCCGCGCTGGAATCTCTGCCTGAGCTGGCTAAATTGTCTGTTGAAGAGCTGATTGCTCAACTGGATAAAGTCCCTGCTGAGAAAAAAGCAGCACTGCGTAACAACGCGGGCGGCCACGCTAACCACAGCCTGTTCTGGAAAGGCCTGAAAGTAGGTACAACGCTGGCTGGCGATCTGAAAGCAGCCATCGAGCGCGATTTCGGTAGCGTTGATGCGTTTAAAGAAAAATTTGAACAAGCCGCTGCAACTCGCTTTGGTTCTGGCTGGGCTTGGCTGGTTCTGAAAGACGACGGCAAACTGGCTGTGGTTTCTACTGCAAACCAGGACAGTCCACTGATGGGTGAAGCCATTTCTGGTACTTCTGGCTACCCAATCGTCGGTCTGGACGTGTGGGAACACGCTTATTACCTGAAATTCCAAAACCGTCGCCCAGATTACGCTAAAGCATTCTGGAACGTGCTGAACTGGGACGAAGCTGCTGCTCGCTTCGCTAGCGCGAAAAAATAA
- a CDS encoding methyl-accepting chemotaxis protein — translation MAINFDNLKVGKKLGLGFFLILLMTMVIAGAGIMHVSSLKDSIDKVNLSNSINDEINQAKYYRALYGANYNPDDIKKNIEHISNISKLAEKTKEFSWPENDANKISNIPILINDYQEKQKNYINAVNNKDAVRKSWNISTTEKPLQQLNDQLKIDNNSANLQLLLSDLNQKLIAVRYHVRGLLLSTDKESEEKLTDAINAAQTSLTFLYQSLSAEQRETLAPILTIMNNYEEQVLAYMPAYQEEMAQAGQMQVVADQLNAVITSLLSDQLAASQADIRSAKLQMSITALITLLLGLLISWFISRQITTPLGRTLNMAEKIATGDLTMSINTTRKDELGQLMSAMSKMNDNLHNMIDDIRVGVSQISNASGEIVAGNTDLSSRTEQQAAAVEQTAASMEQLTATVKQNADNAHHANKLAISASHTAKQGGEQVNNVVQTMTAIENSSKRIAEITSVINSIAFQTNILALNAAVEAARAGEQGRGFAVVASEVRSLAQRSSQAAKEIEGLISESVNQVSRGATLVGNAGKTMNDIVTSIAQVHDIMGEIATASDEQSRGITQVNQAIVEMDSTTQQNAALVEQSSAAADSLEEQARLLKQAVSVFRLANAQHDDTPAGIAFNNQTHRLHAPR, via the coding sequence ATGGCTATAAATTTTGACAATCTAAAAGTCGGTAAAAAATTAGGATTGGGCTTTTTCCTGATCCTGCTGATGACCATGGTAATTGCTGGCGCAGGCATTATGCATGTAAGTTCGCTAAAAGACAGTATTGATAAAGTGAATTTAAGTAACAGCATCAATGATGAGATCAACCAGGCTAAGTATTATCGCGCATTATACGGTGCCAATTATAATCCTGATGATATAAAAAAGAATATTGAGCATATTTCCAATATCAGTAAACTCGCTGAAAAAACAAAAGAATTTAGCTGGCCAGAAAATGATGCAAATAAAATATCGAATATACCTATATTAATCAATGACTATCAGGAAAAACAAAAAAATTATATTAATGCAGTGAATAATAAAGATGCTGTGAGAAAAAGCTGGAATATTTCAACGACGGAAAAACCACTACAACAACTCAACGATCAATTAAAGATAGACAACAATAGCGCTAACCTTCAATTATTACTTTCTGACCTAAACCAAAAACTGATTGCTGTTCGTTACCACGTTCGTGGTTTATTACTCTCAACGGATAAAGAATCCGAAGAAAAGCTGACGGATGCGATCAACGCCGCACAAACGTCATTAACCTTCCTGTATCAGAGCCTGTCTGCTGAACAGCGTGAAACGCTGGCGCCGATTCTGACGATCATGAATAATTATGAAGAACAAGTGTTGGCCTATATGCCCGCCTATCAAGAAGAAATGGCTCAGGCAGGGCAAATGCAAGTTGTTGCCGATCAGTTAAATGCCGTTATTACATCACTGCTTAGCGATCAGTTGGCCGCGTCACAGGCAGACATTCGCAGTGCCAAGCTGCAAATGAGCATCACCGCACTGATTACGCTGTTACTTGGTCTACTGATTTCCTGGTTTATTTCGCGTCAAATCACTACCCCACTGGGTCGCACGCTGAACATGGCTGAAAAAATCGCAACAGGCGATCTTACCATGTCCATCAACACTACCCGTAAAGATGAGCTGGGTCAGTTAATGAGTGCGATGTCGAAAATGAATGACAACCTGCACAATATGATCGATGACATTCGCGTCGGCGTCAGCCAGATTTCTAACGCATCTGGTGAGATCGTCGCAGGCAATACCGATTTATCTTCACGTACCGAGCAACAGGCCGCGGCCGTTGAACAAACCGCCGCCAGCATGGAGCAACTCACCGCTACGGTTAAGCAAAACGCAGACAACGCACACCACGCCAACAAACTGGCCATCAGCGCTTCCCACACCGCGAAACAGGGTGGCGAACAGGTAAATAACGTGGTGCAAACCATGACCGCGATTGAGAACAGCTCCAAACGTATCGCGGAAATTACGTCCGTCATCAACAGCATCGCCTTCCAGACTAACATTCTGGCATTGAACGCCGCGGTAGAAGCCGCCCGTGCTGGTGAGCAAGGCCGTGGCTTTGCCGTTGTCGCCAGCGAAGTTCGTAGTTTGGCTCAGCGCAGTTCTCAGGCCGCGAAGGAAATTGAAGGCCTGATCTCTGAATCGGTTAATCAAGTATCACGCGGTGCGACGCTGGTCGGCAATGCGGGCAAAACCATGAACGATATCGTCACCTCTATCGCGCAGGTGCATGACATCATGGGTGAAATTGCCACCGCATCAGATGAACAAAGCCGGGGAATTACTCAGGTTAACCAGGCAATTGTTGAGATGGACAGCACCACACAGCAGAACGCCGCACTGGTGGAACAATCCTCTGCTGCTGCCGACTCGCTGGAAGAGCAGGCGAGACTGCTGAAGCAGGCCGTGTCCGTCTTCCGCCTGGCCAACGCACAGCATGATGACACGCCGGCCGGCATCGCGTTTAACAACCAAACGCATCGTCTGCACGCACCTCGCTAA
- a CDS encoding YibL family ribosome-associated protein: MKEQEKAEIKRLSDQLDKLTHKQTTLLAQGDAEAIALNLEACEKLTAEIERLRNVREQKLSKEAQKLVNLPFNRAITKKEQADMGTLKKSVRGLVIVHPMTALGREMGLKEMTGYAPKSF, from the coding sequence ATGAAAGAGCAGGAAAAAGCAGAGATCAAACGCCTTAGCGACCAATTGGATAAGCTGACGCATAAGCAGACTACGCTGCTGGCACAAGGTGATGCCGAAGCCATCGCACTCAATCTGGAAGCTTGCGAAAAGCTCACGGCTGAGATTGAGCGCCTGCGTAACGTGAGAGAACAGAAACTTAGCAAAGAAGCGCAGAAATTAGTGAACCTACCTTTCAACCGTGCGATTACGAAAAAAGAGCAGGCTGATATGGGGACGTTGAAGAAGAGCGTTCGCGGTTTGGTCATTGTGCACCCGATGACCGCACTCGGGCGCGAAATGGGCTTAAAAGAGATGACAGGCTACGCCCCGAAATCGTTCTGA
- a CDS encoding MltR family transcriptional regulator encodes MLPRWGRLCAGLKGREVTMEETQAFENRVLEALNSGKTVRDFMLCAVELLAEAVSILMLQVFRKDDYAVKYAVEPLMTGTGPLGDLSVRLKLIYGLGMISRKEYEDAELLMALGEELAHDDRHYRFTDDEILGPIGELHCVAALPAEPALPPVAEAADPLLVSMQQQRYQQMVRSTLVLSLTALIAQISLKKAF; translated from the coding sequence ATGCTACCGAGATGGGGTAGGCTGTGTGCGGGTTTAAAGGGTCGAGAAGTGACGATGGAAGAAACACAGGCGTTTGAAAACCGGGTTCTGGAAGCGCTGAACTCAGGGAAGACAGTGCGTGATTTTATGCTCTGTGCTGTTGAATTGCTGGCTGAAGCGGTCAGCATCCTGATGTTGCAGGTGTTCCGTAAAGATGACTATGCGGTGAAATATGCCGTTGAACCTCTGATGACGGGAACGGGGCCACTGGGCGACCTTTCCGTGCGCCTGAAATTGATTTATGGCTTGGGCATGATCAGCCGTAAAGAGTACGAAGATGCGGAACTATTAATGGCGCTGGGCGAAGAATTGGCGCATGACGATCGCCATTATCGTTTTACCGATGATGAAATTCTGGGGCCTATCGGCGAGCTGCACTGCGTTGCTGCGTTGCCCGCAGAACCTGCTTTGCCGCCCGTAGCAGAAGCTGCCGACCCGCTTCTGGTGAGCATGCAACAGCAGCGTTACCAGCAGATGGTGCGTTCCACACTGGTTTTATCCCTGACCGCATTGATTGCGCAAATCAGTCTGAAAAAGGCATTTTAG
- a CDS encoding mannitol-1-phosphate 5-dehydrogenase has translation MKALHFGAGNIGRGFIGKLLADANVELTFADVNQPLLDALNSRTSYTVRIVGDNTRLDTVSNVSAVHSGSQDAVALIAVADLVTTAVGPQILEKIAGTIAQGLVKRHDDGNTRPLNIIACENMVRGTSQLKQHVLKLLPEGHQEWVVEHVGFVDSAVDRIVPPSEAGSDDVLAVTVETFSEWIVDKTQFCGEPPAIPGMELTDNLMAFVERKLFTLNTGHAITAYLGRQARHQTIRDAILDPKVRAVVKGAMEESGAVLIKRYGFDADKHAAYINKILSRFENPHLHDDVDRVGRQPLRKLSAGDRLIKPLLGTLEYHLPHDNLITGIAAAMHYRSEQDPQALELAELIHTQGVQAALVQISGLDADSEVVAQAVNVYNAMQ, from the coding sequence ATGAAAGCATTACATTTTGGCGCGGGTAATATTGGCCGTGGATTTATTGGTAAATTGTTGGCAGATGCCAACGTCGAACTGACATTTGCTGACGTCAATCAGCCGCTGTTGGATGCTCTGAACAGCCGTACAAGCTACACGGTGCGGATTGTCGGTGATAACACGCGCCTTGATACCGTCAGCAACGTTAGCGCTGTTCACAGCGGCAGTCAGGATGCTGTCGCGCTTATTGCTGTGGCCGATCTGGTGACGACCGCAGTGGGGCCGCAGATTCTGGAAAAAATCGCCGGAACTATCGCTCAGGGGCTGGTTAAGCGTCATGACGACGGTAACACCCGGCCGTTGAACATTATTGCTTGTGAAAATATGGTGCGTGGTACCAGCCAGTTAAAACAACATGTGTTGAAACTGCTGCCGGAAGGCCATCAGGAATGGGTGGTTGAGCATGTGGGATTCGTCGATTCCGCCGTGGATCGCATCGTACCGCCTTCCGAAGCGGGTAGCGATGATGTGCTGGCGGTAACGGTAGAAACCTTCAGTGAGTGGATTGTCGATAAAACCCAGTTTTGCGGTGAACCGCCAGCGATTCCCGGTATGGAACTGACTGACAATCTGATGGCGTTTGTCGAGCGTAAGCTGTTCACGTTGAACACAGGTCATGCGATTACGGCCTACCTCGGTCGGCAGGCGCGCCATCAAACGATCCGCGATGCGATTCTCGATCCGAAGGTCAGAGCTGTGGTCAAAGGGGCCATGGAAGAGAGCGGTGCGGTACTCATCAAGCGCTACGGTTTTGATGCGGATAAGCACGCTGCCTATATCAACAAGATTCTCAGCCGCTTTGAAAACCCCCATCTGCATGATGATGTGGATCGCGTTGGCCGTCAGCCGCTGCGTAAGCTGAGTGCAGGAGACCGTCTGATCAAGCCGCTGCTGGGAACGCTGGAATACCATTTGCCGCATGATAACCTGATTACTGGCATTGCTGCCGCGATGCATTATCGCAGCGAGCAAGATCCGCAGGCGTTGGAGCTGGCTGAGTTAATCCACACCCAGGGTGTGCAGGCGGCGCTAGTGCAGATTTCTGGTCTGGATGCCGACAGCGAGGTTGTCGCGCAAGCAGTGAATGTGTATAACGCCATGCAGTAA